The DNA window TCTTGTAGTTTAGTTTGGTTATACTTTTCTGTTCTTCTGTTTGTGATAATTTATAGTTCATAAAAATGGGTACTTTTCTGAGAGTTATATATCTGAATATACTCTGTGCAATTATTTATTAGTTCCTGGTGAGTGCCTTTTGCTATCAATTCACCTTCCATGATAAGCACAATCTGGTCGAAATCTTTAATGGACGAAACTTTCTGCGAGATAGATATAAGGGTAATTCCCGGATAATTTTCTTCGATGTTCTTTAATATTTTCTTCTCGGTTTTGTTGTCTACTCTCGCAGTAAAATCATCGAGAAGAAGCACTTTGGGGTTAAGAGCTAATGCACGAGCCAACATAATTCGCTGCTTTTGTCCACCGGAAAGACTGGTTCCCCGTTCGCTGGCCATTGTATCAAGTTTATTTGGGAGATTATTTACAAAGTCTCTCAGTTCGGCAGTATCAATGGCTTTCTCTAGAGATTCTTCTGTAACCTGATTGCTGAAAGCTATGTTTTCACGAATGTTCACATTAAAAATGATACTATCCTGAAAAACAAATCCTACCTGACTGTGAAACGTTTCCGCATTGTATTGGTTAACCTCGTTATCGTCGAACTTGATTGTTCCGAAATTAGGTGTAATTAGTCCGGTTAATGCATATAACAATTGACTTTTACCTGCAGCCGTAGGCCCGATAACAGCAATGCGACTACCTGCATTGACAGAGAATGAAATATCTTTCAATGCTGGTTTACCATTATAGATAACAGAAACATTGTCTACTTCGATATTTCCGGTTATTTCACCTGTGATTTTACCTTCTTCAACTGTTTCAGGAGCTTCGAGTACATCCTTAACTCTCTTATATGAAACACTGGCCTGAGAAATAATATTACTCATAAATCCTATTACCATAATCGGAAAAAACAGAATGGATAGGTAGCTGTTGAATGCTGCAAAATCTCCCAGAGTCATACTATCGCTTATTACAAAATGTCCTCCCAGCAATACTGTTATAAGTATGGATGCATCTGCAATGAATGATATTATCGGAATCAGGGTGGAGAAGAGTGCCACAATAGAAAGTCCTATATTCCGGGCTTCGATATTGGAATTGATAAACTTGTTGTATTCCTTTTGTTGGGCATTCATTATACGTATAAGCATTGACCCAAGAATACTTTCATTGATAACCAGATTCAGATTGTCAATAGCTTCCCGGCTCTTTTTAAACTTAGGCTTAGCCTTTCGCATGGTGAAATAAAATGCACCCGAAATTGCCGGAATAATTATAAGAATGGCTGTAGTTAGCTGCCAGTTAATGCTGAACAGCAATATAATAACTCCAATAATTACAAATATGGATGAGATAATAGAAACTACCGCCTGTGAAACAAACTGCTTCACGGAATCTATATCTGAAGTTAGATTTGTTAGTAGTTTTGACGGGTTGGCTTGCTGTATATATGCAAAGCTTTGTCGCAAAATCTTGTCCGATAATGTGCTGCGGGTATCCTGGGCAACCTTTTCTGCCGTGTATGTCTGTACCACATTTTGCAATAATGTAAATACACTTATTAAGAATGAAGCTCCCAGAAAAAGAATGGCTATCAGATTGAAATCTATTTCTCCTTTTGATAGTCCGTCTATTGTTTTTGATATAATTTTAGGGAGAATCAGATTGATTACATTACTTAACAATGCAAATGCCAGCATCATGCCGTTCATTTTTGCATAGGGTTTCAGTAAGGCAAACAAACTTGAATTATTATTTTTTCTTTCTTTCATTTTTTAAATTTTGCTCAAAATTAGGGTATTTGAAAGATATTTTTAGATTCGGAAGATATAAAAAATCTTTATTCAAAGATAAATATATTGCAAACTTAGAGTTTAGGTGGTTTTTATAAACTTTCTTTTTTTATTTTTGTTCAAAAAAAGAAATGATGATAAGTTTAGAAACTAAACGTTTGCGCATTCAACCTTTGACTCTCGACCAATTTGGGTTGCTAATTAAGGGGATCGATGAAATAGAGAGAGAACTGCTGTTAACTCCTTCGCATGAACCACTTGATGAACATACTCAAAAGGCAATGGAGTGGCTATATAATGAAGCGCTAAAATATCCGGAAGAGTATTTGTGGTTAACCAACTGGCAGATTATTCTGAAATCGGAGAATAAATCTATAGGGAGTGCCGATTTTAAAAACTTGCCGGGAGATAACGGAGAGGTTGAAATAGGTTATGGTATAAATCACGATTACGAAGGAAAGGGATATATGACTGAAACTCTGGAAGCTATGTGTAAATGGGCTTTCGAACAGAAAGGAATTAAATGTGTGATAGCAGAAACTGAAAAAGAAAATTATGCATCACAAAGAGTTTTACAGAAATGTGGAATGGAAAAATATAAGGAAACTGATACTGGATTGTGGTGGAAACTGGAAAATAAATCTTGTTTTTAATAAATAGTACAAATGAACCTTAAATTGCTTGCTTTTGCATTAGTTGCTGTAGTCTCTTTATATTCGTCGGCACAGAATATAGAATCAGTTATTGACGATGAAACGGGGGCTGTAAAACAGCTATCTATAGCTAATGATGTGCGTAATATGAACTGGGTTCTTTCAACGGATGGTTCTCAATACGCCTGGATTGGCAAACATTATGGCTGGGGATTAGGTAGCTTTACTATAAAAACACCTGATAAGAGTTCTCTGTTTTCCTGGCAAAAGCCAATTGAGATTAAGAAAGAAGGTAATGTTACGGTTGTTATTTATATGGCTGGAAATATAAGAATCAGTGTTGAACGTAAACCGGTTAACGGTGATTTATTAGAAAAATATACTTTTACTAATACAGGAAAGAAGAAAGTTACATTGACTGATATCGAAATCAATACTCCTTTTAATGATAATTATCCTGATGCAAAGACCTGCTTTGATGCTCGCACAAATGCTCATATATGGACGGGTGGAAGTGCTGCTTATGTAAATGCTATGCACATGAGCGGACGTGCGCCACACCTGGGATTGGTATTGACCAGTGGTTCTGTAACTGGTTATGAAATAAAAGAACGTCAGCGCGAGAAAGGAATGTCGAATACCAGAGGGGTAATTGTTCTTAATCCGGAATCAATAACTTTAAAACCTAAAAAGAATTACGTACTTTCCTGGAGAATTTTTTCACATCAGGGAGAGGCTGATTTCTATGCACAAGCTTTGAAACGTGGCACAGTGTTAGGAAGGAGTAAGCAGTACGTTTATCAGAAATATGAAATTCTTTCAGTTGAGTTCGAAAGTGAGGCCGCTTTGCAGCATCCCTTTGTTACCATTAATGGAGAGAAAATGGGAATTCAGCGAAGTGGTAATAAGATTATAGCTCAAATACCTTCAATAACGGAAGGGGAGATGAATTTTGAACTGAACTATAATAAAGGTAAACGAACTCAGATTTCTTGTTTTGTTATATCCGGCGAAGAAGAGCTTCTAAAAAAACGAGCTGATTTTATTATTAAGCATCAGCAGATGAATGATAAGAATGATGCCAGATATGGTGCCTATATGGTGTATGACAATGAAAAGAATGAAATCTTTCTGAATAATACTCCTTCTGTTAGTAGCAGTGACCGTGACGAAGGGCGTGAACGTTTGGGGATGGGAGTGTTTCTGGCTTTGCAATATCAGCGGACTAAAGATCCGCAAATAAAGGAATCACTACTGAAATATGCCAATTTTGTAAGAAAACTGCAGGATAAGGATGGGAATACCAGGTCGCGTATTGATCATTCAGGGCGCAATCGTGCATATAACTATCCGTGGGTAGCTAATTTTTATCTGGAAATGTTTAACATAACCGGAGAAAAGCAATTTCTCATGGATTCATATAAAACCATGCGGGCTATGTATCGTAACTTTGGTCATGGCTTTTATGCAATTGATATTCCGGTAAAAGCATATTCAATGCTAAAGAATAATCAGTTTACTTCGGAAGCGGATAGTTTAATGAGCGATTACAGGCTGACGGCAGATAATTATCTGAGTAATGGTTGTTTTTATCCGCGTAGTGAGGTTAATTATGAGCAGAGCATTGTTGCACCAGCTATAATTCATCTTCTTCGTATGTATGAAGTGACTAAAGAACAGAAGTATCTGGATGGAGCCAAAGAACAACTACCTTTACTGGAGGCTTTTGCCGGATTGCAACCAAGTTATCATTTGAATGATATTGCTATACGGCACTGGGATGGTTACTGGTTTGGCAAACGTGAATTCTGGGGAGATGTATTTCCTCATTACTGGAGCACTTTGTCGGCTTTGGCATACAGTCTTTATGCTGAATGTACCGAAGATCTGTCTTATCAGAAACGTGCCGAAAATATTATTCGCAATAATCTGTGCCTATTTTTTGAAGATGGAAAGGCTTCATGCGCTTTTATCTATCCCAATAAAGTTAACGGTAAAAAAGCGCACTTCTATGATCCTTTTGCTAATGATCAGGACTGGGCTTTGGTTTATTATTATCTTGTAAACAATAACAATTTAAATTTCAAACTTTCCCGACTATAAATTTATCAATAAGAAAAGAGATTGGTCAGCTCTCTTTCTTATTAATGAAATCTCCTGGACGAATACCGAATTGTTTCTGGAAACATTTGGAGAAATAGGATGGGTTATTGAATCCAACCATATAAGCAATTTCATTTATCCGGTATTTATTTTCAGTAAGTAACTCAGCAGCCTTCTTTAATCGAACAACCTGAATAAGCTCGTTAGGAGTGATTTCTGCCAACGTCTTTATTTTGGCGAAAAGTCCTGAACGGCTAATACATAACTGCTCTGCCAGTGAATCGATTGAGAAATCTACATTTGATATGTTCTTTTCAATAATAGTATTCATTCTGGTTAGAAATTCTTCGTCAGCATTATTCCCGGCAATACTTTTGAGTGGAACAAATGGCAACTCTGAGAACTTTTGGCGCAGTTTCTTTCTGGATTCAATCAGGTTTTTAATCTGAGCTTTCAAGAAATTAATAGAAAAGGGCTTTTCTATGTATGCATCCGCACCACAATTCATACCTTCAATCTTTGAATTAAGATCTGTTTTTGCCGTAAGCAATACCACAGGGATATGGCTCAGTAGAATATTGTTTCGTAGAGCAGAACAGAATTCCAGACCATCCATGCGTGGCATCATTAAGTCGCTGATAATAAGGCTCGCTTCACAGGTCTTAAGTTTTTCCAAGCCATCTATACCATCTTCGGCTGTTATAATCTGATATTCGGTAGAGAAACTATCTTGCAGGAAGTTGCGCATATCGGCATTGTCTTCTACAATAAGCAGTAATGGTTTCTCTTTATTGGCAGATGGGGCTATTTCAATGTTTTGCTCAGAACTGTTAATGGTGCTTTTTAAATCGGGCATGGAAACAGGTTTCGCTGAACTGTTGTTATTTTTGCCGGACAGTGCGTTCTTAATTGGTAAATTAATAACAAACGAAACGCCTTTACCTTCCGCATCTTCAACAGAAATAGTTCCGTTATGGGCATCGACAAGTGTCTTTACCAATGAAAGACCGATTCCTGTTCCAGGTTTTGTATTGGATGATATCTGATAGAAAGGAAGGAATATTTTCTCTTTCTCCTGATCGGAAATACCTGGTCCATTGTCGGTAACCTTTATTCTGAATGTATTGGTATCCGGATATAAGACGCATGAAAGTTCAATTCTGCTTTCGGTAAATTTCATTGCGTTGGTAAGCAGATTGCTTACAATTTTAGTCAGTGCTTCCTGATCGATATCTGCTTCCAGCTTTTTATCAGGACAATTGAATATAAATTCAACGCCTTTTTGTTCCAGCATTGGTTTAAATCTATCGAATGTGTAAAGCAGCAGATCGTGAATATTCTGTTTTGTAAAAGAGATAGTAAGAGATCCTTGCTCAGCTTTGCGGAAGTCGAGCAGTTGATTTACCAGTAACAGCAATCGCTGGCTGTTACGCTCTATGATATTCAGATCATTGGAAATCTTTTCGGGAATATTAAAACCAGCATTCATTATTTTCTCAAGTGGTCCGATAATAAGCGAAACCGGGGTACGTATTTCATGTGCTATCATTGTAAAGAAACTAATCTTGGCATCATATAGTTCCTTTTCTTTTTCCTGATTTAATTCTTTAATCTTCTCTTTGTGTTTCCTTTCGCTACGTTGATTAATGCTTCTTAATAAAAAGACGATACCTCCGGCTATAAGAATAATATATAGAATTTTAAAGCCGGTAGTGAGCCAGAATGGAGGATGGATTACGATTTTTACAGACGTTCCTTCATTATTCCAAAGTCCATCATTGTTGGAAGCTCTTACACGGAAAATATACTCGCCTGCTGGTAAGTTTGTGTAAGTTGCTTTGTGTTGTCTGTTTACATGGTTCCATTCTTTGTCGAATCCTTCTAACTTATAGGCGTACATATTCTTCTCTGGAGTGCTGTAACTTAATGCCACGTAACTAAGGCTGAATACATTATCTTTATAGGATAAATCAATCTGATCCATTGAACTGATTGCTTTAGTCAGCGGTCCGTCTTCTTCTATTTCAACATCTTTGTTATATATTTCCAGATTAGTGATAGCAACGGGAGGCAGACATTTATTAGCTACAACTTTCTTTGGACAAAAAGCATTAAAGCCATTGGCTGTTCCAATATAAATTTTACCTTTTGAACTTTTAAAGCCTGAATTAAACATGAAAAGATCACTTAATAATCCATCACTTTGAGTAAAAACCTGATATGCTCCGCCAATTGTATTATACCGGACTAGTCCTTTGGATGTAGTTAGCCAAAGATTGTTATTGTCTTCAATTATACAGCAAATAGTATTGCTTGGAATATTGAGAGGAATTATGGTGAAAATATCTTTAGCATAATCATATTTGCATAGACCGCAGGAGGTTCCAAGCCATAGTTGTCCTTTATGATCAACGCGTAAACAGTTCATTTGACTACATGGTACAGATTTTCCCTGTTCTGTTAGGGTGCTGTAGTTACGCCATTGATTCGTTTTGGGATTTAGTCTGAACAAACCTTTTCCCTGAGTGGCAAACCATAACAGTCCTTTATTATCTTGTGTTATGTCAATGGTAGTGGCATTAAAATGTTTTACGCGGGTAAAATTATCTGTTTTACGGTTATAAAGATTTGCTCCAGACATGCTGGCCACCCACATTCTTTTTTCTTTGTCTTTATAGATCGCATAGATACTTCCGCCATCAAGTGTCTTAGGATTAGCTTCTTCTGCATTATAATATTTAAAAATGCCGGTTTTGGTATCGAGCACATTAAGTCCTCCGGAATAAGTTCCGATCCATAGTTTATCATCATCCCAGGATAGAGCATGAACATTATGGTAAGAAATACTGTTTTTACCCTTTTGAGGCATATAAGCAGAGAAATATCCTGTTTGAGTATTGAAAACATTCAGTCCGCCATCATCAGAAGCAATCCATATATTACCATTTCTATCCTCCGTAAATCGACTGATGACATTGCCATTTACTGAATTTACATATTTGGAGTGGGTATAACGTTCAAACAATCCGTTGTTTGGAGAAACATAATTCACTCCACCAAAATACGTTCCTATCCAGATACCTCCTTCACGATCTTTGAAGATGGGATAAACAAAGTTATCGGAAATGGATGAAGGATTTGTTTCGCTTGATGTAAGCAACTGATGCTGCAGAGTCTTTGAGTTGAAAAGACTTAATCCATCATCAGAGCCTATAAGCAATAAGTTGGGCTTATATTCATTTATTTCGTGAATATGTATAATTCCTCCGGGAGATTGTGGAGATAAGTAGCTAGTTACTTTCTTACTTTTTATGTCAAGTTTACACAATCCTTTATCCCATGTTCCTAACCAAAAGTTATTCTGTGAATCTTCGAAAATCTTGTAGACGGAAAATGTATTCTTTTTCGTACTGTTTAACTTTAAAGGGACTATTTGAAATTGTTTTTTGGGACGATTAAAGAAGATTAGAGGACTGCTGGGTGTTTTGGGGGCAGCCCATACAAGATTGTTGTGATCAACATAAATATAATTGATGAAATTGTAGTTGCTTTTTGCAGAACCTTCATTTATTACATTAAATTGCTCTAATTTCCCGGAATTCAGGTTATAACAGAAAATTCCCTGACCATAAGTCGACAGCCATATATTTTTTAGCTTGTCTTCCACAATATTATTAATGGAAGACGAACAGATAACACCTTTGTTGGTTTTGGTTTCTAACCGGATAAACTTTTCGGTTGTGGGATGATAGATATAAACTCCATTATCAGTTCCTATCCATATATCCCCATTACTATCTTCAAGCAGTGTACCGACATAGTTACTGCCAATCGAATTTTTGCTGTTTGCTTTACTCCGGAATTCTTTAAATGTGTATCCATCGAAACGATTAAGACCATCTTCTGTGCCAATCCACATAAAGCCTCTTCGGTCCTGAATAATACTTCTTACTGTATTGAAAGCTAATCCATCTTCGACTTTATAATGACGAAAACTAAAAGTGTTAGCTTTAAGTTGGAACGGGATTAGTAAAATAGATATTGCGAAAATTAAGATATGTCGTTTCTTCATGGATATAGCCAAAAAATGTGAATTTAAGAGTTGTGCAATATTACTACAATTATTTTGTTTTGGACGATAATATGATCCACAAAAATGAAAAAATAGTCTAAATAAAATACAGAAATGCTCTTATATAGGGCATTCCTGTATTTTATTCTCGAAAAATCATTTTGGATTATTATTCTATTCTAATAGATTATATTTCCATTTCTCTAAGGGAATATCAATTTAATTTGTAATCAGAAATAAACCAAAAAACGTAAACCATAAACTAATCGAATTATGAAAACCAAGCTGTGTATTATATTCTTTCACAAGAAACTTATTCAACTCATAGATATAAATTGAGATATCATTTTTTAGAGTTTTGAGAATGTTATTGTAAGTGTTACTAATCTGATACCTTAATTTATTATTTATGAAACAAAATCTTCTATTTTCAATGTTGTTGTGTTTAAGTTTCCAGCTGCATGCACAGAAGAACATCTATATACCAAAAGATCTGGTGAATAATGATTTTAATAATCCCGATAGCAAATATGCTTATGCACG is part of the uncultured Bacteroides sp. genome and encodes:
- a CDS encoding DUF5695 domain-containing protein, with translation MNLKLLAFALVAVVSLYSSAQNIESVIDDETGAVKQLSIANDVRNMNWVLSTDGSQYAWIGKHYGWGLGSFTIKTPDKSSLFSWQKPIEIKKEGNVTVVIYMAGNIRISVERKPVNGDLLEKYTFTNTGKKKVTLTDIEINTPFNDNYPDAKTCFDARTNAHIWTGGSAAYVNAMHMSGRAPHLGLVLTSGSVTGYEIKERQREKGMSNTRGVIVLNPESITLKPKKNYVLSWRIFSHQGEADFYAQALKRGTVLGRSKQYVYQKYEILSVEFESEAALQHPFVTINGEKMGIQRSGNKIIAQIPSITEGEMNFELNYNKGKRTQISCFVISGEEELLKKRADFIIKHQQMNDKNDARYGAYMVYDNEKNEIFLNNTPSVSSSDRDEGRERLGMGVFLALQYQRTKDPQIKESLLKYANFVRKLQDKDGNTRSRIDHSGRNRAYNYPWVANFYLEMFNITGEKQFLMDSYKTMRAMYRNFGHGFYAIDIPVKAYSMLKNNQFTSEADSLMSDYRLTADNYLSNGCFYPRSEVNYEQSIVAPAIIHLLRMYEVTKEQKYLDGAKEQLPLLEAFAGLQPSYHLNDIAIRHWDGYWFGKREFWGDVFPHYWSTLSALAYSLYAECTEDLSYQKRAENIIRNNLCLFFEDGKASCAFIYPNKVNGKKAHFYDPFANDQDWALVYYYLVNNNNLNFKLSRL
- a CDS encoding ABC transporter ATP-binding protein — protein: MKERKNNNSSLFALLKPYAKMNGMMLAFALLSNVINLILPKIISKTIDGLSKGEIDFNLIAILFLGASFLISVFTLLQNVVQTYTAEKVAQDTRSTLSDKILRQSFAYIQQANPSKLLTNLTSDIDSVKQFVSQAVVSIISSIFVIIGVIILLFSINWQLTTAILIIIPAISGAFYFTMRKAKPKFKKSREAIDNLNLVINESILGSMLIRIMNAQQKEYNKFINSNIEARNIGLSIVALFSTLIPIISFIADASILITVLLGGHFVISDSMTLGDFAAFNSYLSILFFPIMVIGFMSNIISQASVSYKRVKDVLEAPETVEEGKITGEITGNIEVDNVSVIYNGKPALKDISFSVNAGSRIAVIGPTAAGKSQLLYALTGLITPNFGTIKFDDNEVNQYNAETFHSQVGFVFQDSIIFNVNIRENIAFSNQVTEESLEKAIDTAELRDFVNNLPNKLDTMASERGTSLSGGQKQRIMLARALALNPKVLLLDDFTARVDNKTEKKILKNIEENYPGITLISISQKVSSIKDFDQIVLIMEGELIAKGTHQELINNCTEYIQIYNSQKSTHFYEL
- a CDS encoding two-component regulator propeller domain-containing protein, which gives rise to MKKRHILIFAISILLIPFQLKANTFSFRHYKVEDGLAFNTVRSIIQDRRGFMWIGTEDGLNRFDGYTFKEFRSKANSKNSIGSNYVGTLLEDSNGDIWIGTDNGVYIYHPTTEKFIRLETKTNKGVICSSSINNIVEDKLKNIWLSTYGQGIFCYNLNSGKLEQFNVINEGSAKSNYNFINYIYVDHNNLVWAAPKTPSSPLIFFNRPKKQFQIVPLKLNSTKKNTFSVYKIFEDSQNNFWLGTWDKGLCKLDIKSKKVTSYLSPQSPGGIIHIHEINEYKPNLLLIGSDDGLSLFNSKTLQHQLLTSSETNPSSISDNFVYPIFKDREGGIWIGTYFGGVNYVSPNNGLFERYTHSKYVNSVNGNVISRFTEDRNGNIWIASDDGGLNVFNTQTGYFSAYMPQKGKNSISYHNVHALSWDDDKLWIGTYSGGLNVLDTKTGIFKYYNAEEANPKTLDGGSIYAIYKDKEKRMWVASMSGANLYNRKTDNFTRVKHFNATTIDITQDNKGLLWFATQGKGLFRLNPKTNQWRNYSTLTEQGKSVPCSQMNCLRVDHKGQLWLGTSCGLCKYDYAKDIFTIIPLNIPSNTICCIIEDNNNLWLTTSKGLVRYNTIGGAYQVFTQSDGLLSDLFMFNSGFKSSKGKIYIGTANGFNAFCPKKVVANKCLPPVAITNLEIYNKDVEIEEDGPLTKAISSMDQIDLSYKDNVFSLSYVALSYSTPEKNMYAYKLEGFDKEWNHVNRQHKATYTNLPAGEYIFRVRASNNDGLWNNEGTSVKIVIHPPFWLTTGFKILYIILIAGGIVFLLRSINQRSERKHKEKIKELNQEKEKELYDAKISFFTMIAHEIRTPVSLIIGPLEKIMNAGFNIPEKISNDLNIIERNSQRLLLLVNQLLDFRKAEQGSLTISFTKQNIHDLLLYTFDRFKPMLEQKGVEFIFNCPDKKLEADIDQEALTKIVSNLLTNAMKFTESRIELSCVLYPDTNTFRIKVTDNGPGISDQEKEKIFLPFYQISSNTKPGTGIGLSLVKTLVDAHNGTISVEDAEGKGVSFVINLPIKNALSGKNNNSSAKPVSMPDLKSTINSSEQNIEIAPSANKEKPLLLIVEDNADMRNFLQDSFSTEYQIITAEDGIDGLEKLKTCEASLIISDLMMPRMDGLEFCSALRNNILLSHIPVVLLTAKTDLNSKIEGMNCGADAYIEKPFSINFLKAQIKNLIESRKKLRQKFSELPFVPLKSIAGNNADEEFLTRMNTIIEKNISNVDFSIDSLAEQLCISRSGLFAKIKTLAEITPNELIQVVRLKKAAELLTENKYRINEIAYMVGFNNPSYFSKCFQKQFGIRPGDFINKKES
- a CDS encoding GNAT family N-acetyltransferase; translated protein: MMISLETKRLRIQPLTLDQFGLLIKGIDEIERELLLTPSHEPLDEHTQKAMEWLYNEALKYPEEYLWLTNWQIILKSENKSIGSADFKNLPGDNGEVEIGYGINHDYEGKGYMTETLEAMCKWAFEQKGIKCVIAETEKENYASQRVLQKCGMEKYKETDTGLWWKLENKSCF